A window from Fibrobacter sp. UWB11 encodes these proteins:
- the efp gene encoding elongation factor P, translating into MGTVSTNEFRKKLKIMVDGQPYEIIENQFVKPGKGQAFNRVRIKNLVTGRTLERTWKSGDTVEEADVTYTEMTYLYNDGSTWYFLNSETQETEEISKEALNGCEVWLLDGATVEVTWWKDPKTMATLPIEVIPPTFVDLMIVDAPPAVQGNTSGNVMREATLETGAKVMIPLFIENNTKIRVDTRDGSYLERAK; encoded by the coding sequence ATGGGTACTGTAAGCACCAACGAATTCCGTAAAAAATTGAAAATCATGGTTGATGGTCAGCCGTATGAAATCATCGAAAACCAGTTTGTGAAGCCGGGTAAGGGTCAGGCTTTCAACCGCGTTCGTATCAAGAACTTGGTGACTGGCCGTACTCTCGAACGCACCTGGAAGAGCGGTGATACGGTGGAAGAAGCTGATGTGACCTACACCGAAATGACCTACCTCTACAACGACGGTTCTACTTGGTACTTCCTCAACAGCGAAACTCAGGAAACTGAAGAAATCTCCAAGGAAGCTCTCAATGGCTGCGAAGTTTGGCTCCTCGATGGCGCTACTGTCGAAGTCACTTGGTGGAAGGATCCGAAGACGATGGCTACACTTCCGATCGAAGTTATCCCGCCGACCTTCGTTGACTTGATGATCGTTGACGCTCCTCCGGCAGTTCAGGGCAACACTAGCGGTAACGTGATGCGTGAAGCTACTCTCGAAACTGGCGCCAAGGTGATGATTCCGCTCTTCATCGAAAACAACACCAAGATCCGCGTGGATACCCGCGACGGTTCTTACCTCGAACGCGCAAAGTAA
- a CDS encoding KamA family radical SAM protein, whose translation MENSVKTFTHISDFLDYLGKDFTGLTSEMQANLDHNPSFAFNCSKHYADLIKKSNEPVKLLREVLPSTDELTDAPGFVDDPVGDLPAGKSECILQKYENRALIVSTSACGVRCRFCFRRNYPFQDTQNIASEVSNWLDVHTNIWEVILSGGDPLTLGPGPFRDLVEAIAFHPSVTTLRIHTRLPVMRPDLVMQHFELLRELPARFNCVLVVHVNHPDELDEKSAAVFAQLKFSGWTLLNQSVMLKGVNDDAETLERLCRKLFEQGVLPYYLHQLDHAKGVAHFEISDEHARELIAQIRKKLPGYLVPKLVREIAGEKSKTPV comes from the coding sequence ATGGAAAATTCTGTTAAAACTTTCACGCATATTTCTGATTTTTTAGACTATTTGGGCAAAGATTTTACAGGTTTGACAAGCGAAATGCAAGCAAACCTAGACCACAACCCTTCGTTTGCCTTTAACTGTTCCAAGCATTACGCCGACCTTATCAAGAAATCAAACGAGCCCGTCAAACTGCTACGCGAGGTTCTACCTTCTACAGACGAACTCACGGATGCTCCGGGATTCGTCGATGATCCCGTTGGAGACCTCCCTGCGGGCAAGTCCGAATGCATTTTGCAAAAGTACGAGAACCGCGCCCTTATCGTTTCGACATCAGCCTGCGGTGTGCGTTGCCGTTTCTGTTTCAGGCGCAACTACCCCTTCCAGGACACACAGAATATTGCAAGTGAAGTTTCGAACTGGCTGGACGTTCATACAAACATTTGGGAAGTCATTCTTTCGGGCGGAGACCCGCTCACACTTGGGCCAGGGCCGTTCCGCGACCTTGTGGAAGCAATTGCATTCCACCCTTCCGTCACGACACTCCGCATCCACACAAGACTCCCCGTGATGCGTCCCGACCTTGTAATGCAGCATTTTGAACTTTTGCGTGAACTCCCCGCACGATTCAATTGCGTACTCGTGGTGCACGTGAACCATCCCGACGAACTCGATGAAAAATCTGCCGCCGTCTTTGCGCAGCTCAAATTTAGCGGTTGGACGCTTTTAAACCAGAGCGTGATGCTGAAAGGCGTGAACGACGATGCAGAAACGTTGGAACGTTTGTGCCGCAAGCTTTTTGAACAAGGTGTACTCCCCTACTATTTGCATCAACTCGACCATGCAAAGGGGGTCGCCCATTTTGAAATCAGTGATGAACACGCCCGCGAACTCATCGCGCAAATACGCAAAAAACTCCCCGGCTACCTCGTACCGAAACTCGTTCGTGAGATTGCCGGGGAAAAGAGCAAAACGCCCGTTTAA
- a CDS encoding outer membrane beta-barrel protein — MWLKNRMGKLVVTLLASMPLLVYASGFATDAADKPLRLGVHAGVNKVNEVTDAPWGIYADGVGYGGTLSFDVLYRISPRFSLHSSVGVDYRYFGSDHQFLGCETENTVIDLDVEGSSRSECFWSGSNKDYLLYLEIPMLVQFHIPNILYFEAGPVFDFKLMRKKDYFDREIREDKCQEDRIAGAGLSVGFGHVFSSGFFIDAHLSFQLTDLVSIDKSCSSYTVTAWKTYLNPETGETINEKDFDYIQKIEVGSYFLINKIQLGIGYWF, encoded by the coding sequence ATGTGGTTAAAAAATAGAATGGGCAAATTGGTGGTGACCCTGTTGGCTTCCATGCCGTTGCTTGTTTACGCTTCCGGTTTTGCGACTGATGCGGCGGATAAACCTCTGCGTTTGGGCGTTCACGCTGGCGTAAACAAAGTTAACGAAGTTACCGATGCTCCTTGGGGGATTTATGCCGATGGGGTGGGGTATGGCGGAACGCTTTCGTTTGATGTGTTGTACCGTATTTCACCTCGGTTTTCGCTCCATTCTAGTGTGGGCGTGGATTACCGCTATTTTGGTTCAGATCACCAATTTTTGGGATGTGAAACGGAAAATACAGTAATTGATCTAGATGTAGAAGGTTCGTCTCGTAGTGAATGTTTTTGGTCCGGTTCAAATAAAGACTATTTGCTTTATCTAGAAATCCCGATGTTGGTGCAATTTCATATTCCGAATATTCTCTATTTCGAGGCGGGGCCTGTTTTTGATTTTAAACTCATGCGGAAAAAAGACTACTTTGATAGAGAAATTCGTGAAGATAAATGCCAAGAAGACCGCATTGCTGGAGCTGGCTTATCTGTAGGTTTCGGGCACGTTTTTTCATCGGGCTTTTTCATTGATGCCCATTTGTCGTTCCAATTGACGGATCTTGTGTCTATTGATAAGAGCTGTAGCAGTTATACTGTTACTGCGTGGAAGACTTATCTCAATCCGGAGACGGGGGAGACCATCAATGAGAAGGATTTTGATTATATCCAAAAAATTGAAGTGGGTTCGTATTTCTTGATAAACAAAATCCAGCTCGGCATCGGCTACTGGTTTTAA
- a CDS encoding TIGR02147 family protein, whose amino-acid sequence MKSVFEYRNYREYIRDFYESRKRCSAFTWREFAKQAGFSSSGFLKLVCDGKTRLSKVAVEKVLPAMNLSGEQAEYFRLMVSFCDSQQPEVRSSSFEKMMKIAQENRVEFLEAKSFAYFSSWTNPALRELAPIMKGATPLEMGHALVPAISAADARESLELQESLGLLKKDECGNYHQTSEGVSSTREMVSATVVSMQKQYAQLAADALERYTRDYRHISGMTMGLDREAYERLACELDAFRKKVAEIVSNVKSYDRVYRMNLQLFPLSKKVDENEKE is encoded by the coding sequence ATGAAATCCGTTTTTGAATACAGAAACTACCGCGAGTACATTCGAGACTTTTACGAGAGTCGTAAAAGATGTTCCGCGTTCACTTGGCGCGAATTTGCCAAGCAGGCTGGTTTTTCTTCTTCGGGATTTTTAAAGCTTGTCTGTGACGGTAAAACCCGACTCTCGAAAGTGGCAGTAGAAAAGGTCTTGCCTGCGATGAATTTGTCTGGGGAACAGGCTGAATATTTCCGCTTGATGGTTTCGTTCTGCGATTCGCAACAACCTGAAGTTCGCAGTTCATCGTTTGAAAAAATGATGAAGATTGCGCAAGAAAATCGCGTGGAATTTCTGGAAGCGAAGTCGTTCGCGTATTTTTCGTCGTGGACAAATCCCGCGTTGAGGGAACTTGCCCCGATTATGAAGGGCGCAACTCCGCTTGAAATGGGGCATGCGCTTGTCCCTGCAATTTCTGCTGCAGACGCTCGCGAATCTTTGGAACTTCAGGAATCGCTTGGCCTCTTGAAAAAAGACGAATGTGGAAATTATCATCAAACGAGTGAAGGTGTTTCAAGTACCCGCGAAATGGTGTCGGCAACGGTTGTCAGTATGCAAAAGCAGTATGCGCAACTAGCTGCTGATGCTTTAGAACGTTATACGCGCGATTACCGCCACATCTCTGGAATGACGATGGGGCTAGACCGTGAAGCGTATGAACGCTTGGCTTGTGAACTTGATGCTTTCCGCAAAAAAGTTGCAGAAATTGTGTCTAACGTGAAAAGTTACGACCGCGTTTATCGAATGAATTTACAGCTCTTTCCATTGAGCAAAAAGGTGGATGAAAATGAAAAAGAATAA
- the hisB gene encoding imidazoleglycerol-phosphate dehydratase HisB yields the protein MRSSKISRKTGETDIQLFLNLDDCSRGKISSGSGFLDHMLNLFQVHGGFHLDLTCKGDTEVDMHHSMEDIAIVLGQALVEALGDKKGIERYGFYFVPMDEALSRVCIDFSNRIGFVWNVKLPAATAGGIEASMFEHFFKSLCENARMNLHVELFYGNDNHHCLESIFKAFARAVAMAVAPSRNVKGIPSSKGVL from the coding sequence ATGCGTTCTTCTAAGATTTCTCGCAAGACGGGTGAAACCGATATTCAGCTTTTCTTGAATTTGGATGATTGCTCAAGAGGAAAAATCAGTTCGGGTTCGGGATTCTTGGATCATATGCTTAACTTGTTCCAAGTGCATGGCGGTTTCCATCTCGACTTGACCTGCAAGGGCGATACTGAAGTCGATATGCACCACAGCATGGAAGACATCGCCATTGTGCTTGGCCAGGCTCTCGTTGAAGCTTTGGGCGACAAGAAGGGAATCGAACGCTACGGTTTTTACTTTGTTCCGATGGATGAAGCCTTGAGCCGCGTTTGCATTGACTTTAGCAACCGCATCGGCTTTGTCTGGAATGTAAAGCTCCCTGCTGCAACTGCAGGCGGAATCGAAGCCAGCATGTTCGAGCACTTCTTCAAGAGCCTTTGCGAAAATGCACGCATGAACTTGCATGTGGAACTGTTCTACGGCAATGACAACCACCATTGCCTGGAATCGATTTTCAAGGCTTTTGCTCGTGCCGTTGCTATGGCTGTGGCTCCTTCGCGTAACGTGAAAGGCATCCCCAGCAGCAAAGGCGTTCTGTAG
- a CDS encoding helix-turn-helix transcriptional regulator translates to MIQLDEKNPNERLGDFLARVRESQGLSIDDLSERTKISVKMLRFIEASDWKSLPVDAYVRSYLNSVSTKLGLDTKAVLKLYAEEAGSSFATRDTEPMKNIAPITEEESKPRSKAVPIAIVVIVAFFIVGLHFVTKGDATTDSNANPPAVVAAEDSSEISQDMPEGAEAVPADSIKDEKNEKVTQADVDKAMKKSENLPASATIFISASSKKDTVTGPVSDNGRTKIELVGSGEMRSWVGIKRDEDDDEFVKEANIATVDNKLVYTASGTLYIVIGEPRAIGKMYLNGVETPVPVPKFGRVARFSVYDGRVLK, encoded by the coding sequence ATGATTCAATTGGATGAGAAAAATCCCAACGAACGTCTCGGCGATTTTTTGGCCCGCGTTCGCGAATCTCAAGGGCTTTCTATTGACGATCTTTCGGAACGTACGAAAATCTCGGTGAAGATGCTTCGTTTTATTGAAGCAAGCGACTGGAAGTCTTTGCCGGTAGACGCTTATGTCCGTAGTTACCTGAATTCTGTAAGTACTAAGCTTGGCTTGGATACAAAGGCTGTCCTTAAACTTTATGCTGAAGAAGCTGGTTCAAGCTTCGCTACGCGCGACACGGAACCGATGAAGAATATCGCTCCGATCACGGAAGAAGAAAGTAAGCCGCGCAGCAAGGCCGTGCCTATTGCCATTGTTGTCATTGTGGCTTTTTTCATTGTCGGGCTCCATTTTGTAACGAAGGGTGACGCTACTACTGATAGTAACGCCAATCCGCCGGCGGTGGTTGCTGCTGAAGATTCTTCGGAAATCAGTCAGGATATGCCTGAAGGAGCCGAAGCTGTTCCTGCAGATTCCATCAAGGACGAAAAGAATGAAAAGGTGACGCAAGCCGATGTCGATAAGGCTATGAAAAAGTCTGAAAACCTCCCGGCATCTGCAACGATTTTCATTTCGGCATCTTCTAAGAAAGATACCGTGACGGGTCCGGTTTCGGACAATGGCCGCACGAAGATTGAACTTGTCGGTTCCGGCGAAATGCGTTCCTGGGTCGGCATCAAGCGCGACGAAGATGATGATGAATTTGTGAAAGAAGCGAATATTGCAACGGTCGATAACAAGCTGGTCTATACGGCTAGCGGCACGTTGTATATCGTGATTGGCGAACCGCGTGCTATTGGCAAGATGTATTTGAACGGAGTGGAAACCCCGGTTCCTGTGCCGAAGTTTGGCCGTGTGGCTCGCTTTAGCGTTTATGACGGTCGTGTCCTTAAATAA
- a CDS encoding nucleoside triphosphate pyrophosphatase — MTKSEIVLASGSPRRSEILKQLGVHFRVVVSGEDEKPTSTNPLDFPRENACIKALSVSRQERDAYVLGFDTLVFLDNMPLGKPKSEENALEMLSKLNNRGHVVITGVAIARNGEVLCASEEKTEVFFRNCSLQELKDYVNSKDPMDKAGAYGIQTNGARLIKSINGCYYNVVGLPVARTLEMLDGLQVKV, encoded by the coding sequence ATGACAAAATCTGAAATAGTTCTTGCTAGCGGTTCTCCGCGCCGTTCTGAAATTTTAAAACAGTTGGGTGTCCATTTTCGCGTTGTGGTCTCTGGCGAAGACGAAAAACCCACAAGCACAAATCCGCTCGATTTCCCGCGTGAAAACGCATGCATCAAGGCTTTGTCTGTATCGCGCCAGGAACGCGATGCCTACGTGCTCGGCTTTGATACGCTTGTTTTTTTGGACAACATGCCGCTCGGCAAGCCGAAATCCGAAGAAAACGCCCTTGAAATGCTAAGCAAGCTAAATAATCGGGGCCACGTTGTCATAACCGGTGTTGCAATTGCCCGCAACGGCGAAGTCCTTTGTGCTTCTGAAGAGAAAACAGAGGTCTTTTTTAGAAACTGTTCCTTACAGGAACTTAAAGATTATGTAAATTCTAAAGACCCGATGGATAAGGCGGGTGCCTACGGTATTCAAACGAATGGTGCGCGCCTAATAAAGTCTATCAACGGCTGTTACTACAACGTGGTTGGGTTACCAGTTGCACGTACACTGGAAATGTTGGATGGTTTACAAGTTAAGGTATAG
- a CDS encoding putative LPS assembly protein LptD, which translates to MILSKTHRYLWAVFALLVAAVFAPCSYGEDMTRFELEEREQPVEDTTEVDWMNDTTGVDTIEYHAVDLVYDVETSTFNLNKSAQLKYRTATLESDTIWMDQKNQILAASGNPVLRETKNPSLSGMRLKYNLKSKIGEVYYATTFQDNQQLNGMEVRRLPDTRIQIARGDFSTCNDTTHQHFYFYGRRMVVKPKETITARPVVLNIADVPVAVLPMIVAPLKSGRKSGILTPKFGGDQKQGYYLRNIGFYYAANDYWDATISADVIEGDEARFERSTLMGEIRYKKRYLLDGYLRYTSYLEEFDFSNSGYDIEFSHNQNLTPDAKHTLSGQGSFVSDRGIRKNNSLESSTILNQQANASLAYSGKFGNNKSLTVKISQNHNLTTGMLERDLPDIQYRMSGNLFNFELDEGEIAAEDGSFQSFLEKFNYSFTNRFNYKSHRERDTLQNKDTTAHYLGYTGTYTLDYSGRLFDVINITPRATFTGYWTGTSWRNPNDSLYKRKRYVSFNPEEGTYGNVAYNHSYSLTADTKLYGIWVPEIGRFTGIRHVLSPSVSYTYAPEIDTVKKFAPHPYLGQYPYQQKQQTIGFSLSNDFDIKYLKVAAKVDTTRGDSSKKAKAVEDQYGTRRLLTTRHSFSYNFAADSLNFSDISSSFGFQVLPDYMFTINTRHSFYHKYDSNPNKVKFPELTYWGYELSKNFHWSGTFNGGLPSQLEKYEMLNWSLSLDYRYSFSSTRVAKNLFKDNISHSTGISASFQPTVNWDVSYSTRYDYNEGKFVSHEFTFKRVLHCWQLDFTWTPTGPAAGWSFSVYVRDLPDIKLNAGSTDTKVYD; encoded by the coding sequence GTGATTTTGTCCAAAACCCATCGTTATCTGTGGGCCGTTTTTGCATTGCTTGTCGCTGCGGTCTTTGCTCCTTGCTCTTATGGCGAGGACATGACCCGCTTTGAACTCGAAGAGCGCGAGCAGCCTGTAGAAGATACGACCGAGGTCGATTGGATGAACGATACGACAGGCGTCGATACCATTGAATATCATGCGGTTGACCTGGTGTACGATGTAGAAACATCGACATTCAACTTGAACAAGTCTGCTCAACTCAAGTACCGAACCGCAACACTTGAATCCGATACCATCTGGATGGACCAAAAGAATCAGATTTTGGCCGCTTCTGGAAATCCCGTACTTCGCGAAACCAAGAATCCTTCGCTTTCGGGTATGCGTCTCAAGTACAACCTCAAGTCTAAAATAGGCGAGGTCTATTACGCAACGACGTTCCAGGACAACCAGCAGTTGAACGGTATGGAAGTCCGCCGTTTGCCGGATACGCGAATCCAGATTGCGCGCGGTGACTTTAGTACATGTAACGATACAACTCACCAGCACTTCTACTTTTATGGACGCCGCATGGTGGTAAAGCCCAAGGAGACGATTACCGCAAGACCGGTGGTGTTGAATATTGCCGATGTGCCTGTGGCAGTTCTCCCGATGATTGTGGCTCCGCTCAAGAGTGGTCGTAAGTCCGGTATTTTGACGCCCAAGTTCGGTGGCGACCAAAAGCAGGGCTATTACTTGCGCAATATCGGTTTTTATTACGCTGCCAATGATTACTGGGATGCTACGATTTCTGCAGACGTGATTGAAGGTGACGAAGCGCGTTTTGAACGTTCGACGTTGATGGGCGAGATCCGCTATAAGAAACGTTATTTGCTCGATGGTTACTTGCGCTATACGAGCTACCTCGAAGAATTCGATTTTAGCAACAGCGGTTACGATATTGAATTTTCGCATAACCAGAACTTGACTCCCGATGCAAAGCACACGTTGAGTGGTCAGGGCTCCTTTGTGAGCGATAGGGGAATCCGTAAGAACAACTCGCTGGAATCGAGTACGATTTTGAACCAGCAGGCAAATGCTTCACTTGCTTATTCTGGAAAGTTCGGCAATAACAAGAGTCTGACGGTCAAGATTTCTCAGAATCATAACCTCACGACGGGCATGCTTGAACGCGACTTGCCCGATATCCAGTACCGCATGAGCGGAAACCTTTTCAATTTTGAATTGGATGAAGGCGAAATTGCTGCCGAAGACGGCTCGTTCCAGTCGTTCCTTGAAAAGTTCAACTACAGCTTTACGAACCGCTTTAACTATAAGTCGCACCGTGAACGCGACACGTTGCAGAACAAGGATACGACGGCGCATTATTTGGGTTACACGGGTACTTATACGCTCGATTATTCCGGCCGCCTTTTTGACGTTATCAACATTACGCCGCGAGCAACGTTTACGGGATATTGGACGGGTACTTCTTGGCGCAATCCGAACGATTCTTTGTACAAAAGAAAGCGTTATGTGAGCTTTAATCCTGAAGAAGGAACTTATGGTAACGTTGCTTACAACCATAGCTACAGCTTGACCGCCGATACAAAACTATATGGTATCTGGGTTCCTGAAATCGGGCGGTTCACTGGTATTCGCCATGTGCTTTCTCCAAGCGTTTCTTACACGTATGCGCCTGAAATCGATACGGTCAAAAAGTTTGCTCCGCATCCGTATCTCGGACAATATCCGTACCAGCAAAAGCAACAGACGATTGGCTTTAGCTTGAGTAACGATTTTGATATCAAGTATCTCAAGGTGGCTGCAAAAGTCGATACGACTCGCGGTGATTCCTCGAAAAAGGCCAAGGCCGTTGAGGACCAGTACGGCACACGCCGCTTGCTTACCACAAGGCATAGTTTTTCGTACAACTTTGCAGCGGATTCTCTGAACTTCTCGGATATTTCTTCATCGTTTGGATTCCAGGTTCTGCCGGATTACATGTTTACCATCAATACCCGCCATAGCTTCTACCACAAGTACGATTCGAATCCGAATAAAGTCAAGTTCCCGGAACTCACATACTGGGGGTATGAACTTTCAAAGAATTTCCATTGGAGCGGTACGTTTAATGGAGGCTTGCCTTCGCAGCTTGAAAAGTACGAAATGCTGAATTGGTCTTTGAGCTTGGATTACCGCTATTCGTTCAGCAGTACGCGCGTGGCAAAGAATTTGTTCAAAGACAACATTTCTCATTCGACGGGTATTTCGGCATCGTTCCAACCGACTGTCAACTGGGATGTTTCTTACAGCACCCGATACGATTATAATGAAGGTAAGTTTGTTTCGCATGAATTCACGTTCAAGCGTGTGCTGCATTGCTGGCAGCTCGATTTTACATGGACGCCGACAGGTCCTGCCGCTGGCTGGAGCTTCTCTGTGTATGTGCGTGACTTGCCGGATATCAAGCTGAATGCCGGTAGCACCGACACGAAGGTTTATGATTAA
- a CDS encoding PDZ domain-containing protein produces MNSFVKASLIAAMMTAPLMADESFGGVGITIYQVGEGVHVAEVIPGTPAAETNLRAGDVITAVDGVSLKGQNIEFSKAKLRGQVNKPLEITYTSNGETYSTVIRRAQITVKDLDNKAVKSWYGDKERVNAQELETFASATENDKQLVAVLSRGNLVKNDVAVASADVNGVYVEKAKTAPKFTKTTPVRSGDASLRLFNRKALSFTVKSTGRVAVTIMNADGEQVAKLGLDNAVAGVNTINWNGSQLPSGRYVISIDHNGSVSGANALLK; encoded by the coding sequence ATGAATAGTTTTGTTAAGGCTTCTTTGATTGCCGCAATGATGACGGCTCCGCTTATGGCTGACGAATCTTTTGGTGGTGTCGGCATTACCATTTATCAGGTGGGCGAAGGCGTTCATGTGGCCGAAGTCATCCCGGGCACTCCAGCAGCAGAAACCAATCTCCGTGCCGGTGATGTTATTACCGCTGTTGATGGTGTAAGCCTCAAGGGTCAGAATATTGAATTTTCTAAGGCAAAACTCCGCGGCCAGGTCAATAAGCCGCTCGAGATTACTTATACGAGCAATGGCGAAACATATTCTACCGTGATTCGTCGCGCCCAGATTACCGTGAAGGACTTGGACAACAAGGCCGTCAAGAGCTGGTATGGCGACAAGGAACGCGTGAACGCTCAGGAACTCGAAACGTTTGCAAGTGCAACTGAAAATGACAAGCAGCTCGTTGCTGTGCTCAGCCGTGGTAACCTTGTCAAGAACGATGTCGCTGTTGCTTCTGCTGATGTGAATGGCGTTTATGTGGAAAAGGCTAAGACCGCTCCGAAGTTCACCAAGACGACTCCGGTTCGCTCGGGTGATGCAAGCCTCCGCCTTTTCAATCGCAAGGCTCTCTCGTTCACGGTTAAGTCTACGGGTCGTGTTGCAGTGACGATCATGAATGCCGATGGCGAACAGGTCGCAAAGCTTGGCCTCGACAATGCTGTTGCTGGCGTGAATACGATTAACTGGAATGGTTCTCAGCTCCCGAGCGGTCGCTACGTTATTTCCATTGACCACAATGGTTCTGTAAGCGGCGCCAACGCCCTGCTGAAGTAA
- a CDS encoding FISUMP domain-containing protein has protein sequence MKKFACLLSVVALVACSESENIADFDSGAIAQEDSSSSDENLSATDDTQSSSSSLFCTTLSSDSKDVVASSSSLVAQSSDAKDKLLSSSSYYLDFLDTGIPGRGAGGGCVASLSASNGATAFPDYTWGTGGFRPEELPRSINGYQLLIEGRAVKLIADGVAAEDAEKIAKSELVAALGLDTLFVQNPLMDRPANFSRADVENTLNYFFDRDTVVTYNIVKSFSEKGTLDRSEYCGIWNVSPSNSWGGEENAFIPYRNISLWARTIGQPGCAATGYESVPPTYILNNVYRKCIGLPYCDGKQFGIIEQAGLKNIIADTLYYCGTSGWTLLMNYEDDTKDMPCDEIGKMFKSASLSEHYYVCKENGWNVATKMDYETKDIPCGDSAKVIQSPTDTTRFYLCKNSEWKIATQLEKETTGIPCDRIGKMIESEWSNQSNGGIFYICHESGWDQATYRERDIGDRACDAEGKTIQGLRDTLMFYVCFQNVWVDFNEAPCDTDNKRLYNRSAGGENQYICYNGKWHSMMEWSCEFPKEYYFNPDIEYGTLIDERDGETYRTVVHNGYTWMAENLRYVTADASQSIPVEEGCEIAGRFYSKEAALTACPAGWKLPDSMAAYSLKTREYDYLSPFLQNCYNEQFVSDIGSRCNGFDCNTKGTSFLPLGTSKKPHTERGPENTKYWAYSYKNPGDIWAFGFGFNYMTFYYVDEDELVPIRCVKE, from the coding sequence ATGAAAAAATTTGCTTGTTTGCTGTCGGTCGTCGCGTTAGTCGCGTGCTCGGAATCCGAAAATATCGCGGATTTTGATAGTGGCGCTATCGCTCAGGAGGATAGCTCTTCTAGTGATGAAAATCTGTCTGCTACGGATGATACTCAATCTTCAAGTTCCTCTTTATTTTGTACAACCTTGTCTAGTGACTCGAAAGATGTAGTAGCTTCTAGTTCTTCTCTAGTTGCACAGTCTTCTGATGCTAAAGATAAGCTGCTTTCTTCAAGCTCGTATTATTTGGACTTTTTAGATACTGGAATTCCGGGCAGAGGTGCTGGCGGAGGCTGTGTTGCCTCTTTATCTGCATCGAATGGTGCTACTGCTTTTCCTGATTATACGTGGGGAACGGGCGGTTTTCGTCCTGAAGAACTTCCTCGTTCGATTAACGGCTATCAGTTGCTTATCGAAGGACGTGCTGTAAAGTTGATTGCGGATGGAGTTGCTGCGGAAGATGCCGAAAAGATTGCAAAGAGTGAACTCGTTGCGGCATTGGGGTTGGATACTTTGTTTGTCCAAAACCCGTTGATGGATAGGCCGGCTAATTTTTCGAGGGCTGACGTTGAAAATACATTGAATTATTTCTTTGATCGTGATACTGTTGTGACCTATAACATTGTCAAGTCGTTTTCTGAAAAGGGAACTTTAGATCGTTCCGAATATTGCGGCATATGGAATGTTTCTCCAAGCAATAGCTGGGGAGGCGAAGAAAATGCTTTTATCCCTTATAGAAACATTTCGTTGTGGGCAAGAACAATCGGTCAACCAGGATGTGCCGCTACCGGTTATGAATCTGTTCCACCTACTTATATTTTAAACAACGTTTATCGGAAATGTATTGGACTCCCTTATTGCGACGGTAAACAATTTGGTATTATCGAACAAGCTGGTCTTAAAAATATCATAGCTGACACGCTTTACTATTGCGGTACAAGCGGCTGGACGCTTTTGATGAATTATGAAGATGATACCAAGGATATGCCTTGTGACGAAATTGGCAAAATGTTCAAGAGTGCTTCTTTAAGTGAACATTATTATGTTTGCAAGGAAAACGGCTGGAATGTCGCTACAAAAATGGATTACGAGACTAAGGATATTCCGTGCGGCGATTCAGCAAAAGTTATTCAAAGTCCGACGGATACGACTAGGTTCTATCTGTGCAAAAATTCGGAATGGAAAATTGCTACTCAATTAGAAAAGGAAACGACTGGAATTCCTTGCGACCGTATCGGAAAAATGATAGAAAGTGAATGGAGTAACCAAAGTAATGGTGGTATCTTTTACATCTGCCATGAATCAGGCTGGGACCAGGCTACTTATAGAGAAAGGGACATTGGCGATAGAGCCTGTGATGCAGAAGGGAAAACGATCCAGGGCTTACGCGATACTTTGATGTTCTATGTATGTTTCCAAAATGTTTGGGTCGATTTCAATGAAGCTCCTTGCGATACAGATAACAAAAGGCTTTACAATCGCAGTGCCGGGGGTGAAAACCAATATATCTGTTATAACGGCAAATGGCATTCTATGATGGAATGGAGTTGTGAGTTCCCGAAGGAGTATTACTTCAATCCTGATATCGAGTATGGAACGTTAATTGATGAACGCGACGGAGAAACTTACAGGACTGTTGTTCATAACGGATACACGTGGATGGCTGAAAATTTGAGATATGTGACGGCAGACGCTTCGCAAAGCATCCCTGTTGAAGAAGGGTGCGAAATTGCTGGTAGATTTTATTCGAAGGAAGCCGCTCTAACCGCTTGCCCTGCAGGCTGGAAATTACCTGATTCGATGGCTGCTTATTCGTTAAAAACAAGGGAATATGACTATCTTTCTCCATTTTTGCAAAATTGTTATAATGAACAATTTGTGTCTGATATAGGTTCTCGCTGTAATGGATTTGATTGTAATACTAAAGGAACTTCATTTTTGCCTTTAGGAACAAGTAAAAAGCCGCATACCGAAAGAGGACCGGAAAATACCAAGTACTGGGCTTATAGCTACAAAAATCCAGGTGATATTTGGGCGTTTGGCTTTGGTTTCAATTACATGACGTTTTATTATGTGGATGAGGATGAGCTAGTCCCTATTCGTTGCGTCAAAGAGTAG